One segment of Eschrichtius robustus isolate mEscRob2 chromosome 3, mEscRob2.pri, whole genome shotgun sequence DNA contains the following:
- the LOC137761297 gene encoding LOW QUALITY PROTEIN: small proline-rich protein 2E-like (The sequence of the model RefSeq protein was modified relative to this genomic sequence to represent the inferred CDS: substituted 1 base at 1 genomic stop codon) produces the protein MSSEQQQCKQPCQPPPVCPPKCPDPCSPPKCPEPCPRIKCPEPCPPQQCQXKCPPVPPPQQCQQKCPPKNK, from the coding sequence ATGTCTTCTGAACAGCAGCAGTGCAAGCAGCCTTGCCAGCCACCTCCAGTGTGCCCACCGAAGTGCCCTGATCCTTGCTCACCTCCCAAGTGTCCAGAACCTTGTCCACGTATAAAGTGCCCTGAGCCATGCCCACCTCAGCAGTGCCAGTAGAAATGCCCTCCTGTGCCACCTCCCCAACAATGCCAGCAGAAGTGCCCACCCAAGAACAAGTAA